A genome region from Pseudomonas pergaminensis includes the following:
- a CDS encoding phytanoyl-CoA dioxygenase family protein, with translation MIEQSQIEQFQRDGFLVVEGVLSVEEVAALQHDFDQWVEESRSHDRGWGATVDGRERFDLEGDHRADHPSLRRVSSPTEISPAYERVALHSRMAAISAQLIGAQGTRFHHSKINSKLPHTATQVKWHQDFLFTPHSNDDIVTALLMVSEVTPENGPLNVIPGSHKGPLWSHWQHQRFTGSVDDAVVEEHCQQPVACYGPAGSVCFMHTRLLHASSPNETELPRTLFISVYAAEDALPFGENPLPSTHAGLLVAGEESGLVRSTDNHMRLPQKPRGASFFVQQAGQDSATA, from the coding sequence ATGATCGAGCAATCGCAAATCGAACAATTCCAGCGCGACGGATTCCTGGTAGTAGAAGGCGTGTTGTCGGTGGAGGAAGTGGCCGCGCTGCAGCATGACTTCGACCAGTGGGTTGAAGAAAGCCGCAGTCATGACCGGGGTTGGGGCGCCACCGTCGATGGCCGTGAGCGCTTTGACCTGGAGGGCGACCACCGCGCCGATCACCCGTCGCTGCGCCGGGTCAGCTCGCCCACGGAGATTTCCCCAGCGTATGAACGTGTGGCGTTGCACTCGCGGATGGCGGCGATTTCCGCGCAGCTGATCGGCGCCCAGGGCACGCGTTTTCACCACAGCAAAATCAACTCCAAACTGCCCCACACCGCCACCCAGGTGAAGTGGCACCAGGACTTCCTGTTCACGCCCCACAGCAACGATGACATCGTCACCGCCTTGTTGATGGTCAGTGAAGTGACCCCGGAAAACGGCCCGTTGAACGTGATTCCCGGTAGCCACAAAGGCCCGCTGTGGTCGCACTGGCAACACCAGCGCTTCACCGGCTCGGTGGACGATGCGGTCGTCGAGGAACACTGCCAGCAACCGGTGGCCTGCTATGGCCCGGCCGGCTCCGTGTGCTTCATGCACACCCGTCTTCTGCATGCTTCCAGCCCCAACGAGACCGAACTGCCGCGCACCCTTTTCATCAGCGTATATGCCGCTGAAGACGCGCTGCCATTCGGCGAAAACCCGTTGCCCAGCACACATGCCGGCCTGCTGGTGGCCGGTGAAGAAAGCGGCTTGGTGCGCTCCACCGACAACCACATGCGCTTGCCGCAGAAACCCCGTGGAGCCTCATTCTTCGTGCAACAGGCGGGACAAGATTCAGCCACTGCCTAG
- a CDS encoding addiction module antidote protein: protein MSESKFKPEDMPILDLDTSGTRGYEASRFLDSPETISAYLAQSMTSQDPQVLMKALAEVAKAQGVNKVAEAAGVNRESLYKTLKGGSKTRYETIQKLMLALGIELTVRPIAGASKPAPTKI from the coding sequence ATGAGCGAATCGAAATTCAAACCCGAGGATATGCCGATCCTCGATCTGGATACGTCCGGCACCCGCGGCTATGAAGCGTCGCGCTTCCTAGACAGCCCGGAAACCATCAGTGCGTATCTGGCGCAGAGCATGACGTCTCAAGACCCGCAGGTACTGATGAAGGCGCTTGCCGAGGTTGCCAAGGCCCAAGGCGTGAACAAAGTGGCGGAAGCGGCTGGGGTGAATCGGGAGAGTCTTTACAAAACCCTGAAGGGTGGCTCGAAGACGCGCTATGAAACGATCCAGAAGCTGATGCTGGCGCTAGGGATTGAGCTGACTGTGCGGCCGATTGCAGGAGCGAGCAAGCCCGCCCCTACAAAAATCTAA
- a CDS encoding acyl-CoA dehydrogenase family protein: MSIPALNIWGVPPTARYEQLAAPFRPLFAQILAQAAVADQTRGSLATVIQQLNALGLPRWRLPASYGGQDATLVELLALLTELSAADSNITQALRGHFGFCEDVLSAKDLDWRAKWLDRLGQGALLSPGSTEVGNQARGDFDTRLHRDEAGALRISGRKFYTTGALYSDLINTIATGEDGTIYSVVVDLKAPGVQIVDDWNGFGQRLTASGTCLFDNAPVVDDDVRPTQQRFGHGQSFFQLYHLSTLAGIARRAALSGAEELSQRARTFTTGNADTAGQDVQLLQVIGEVASQAYAAQAIAQQAAQRLEHTARYVIAHDQPLHDDDPQVALAELEVCLAVNPVVDATLAATTALFDALGASATASNKALDRLWRNARTLANHNPRVYKSRIAGNYLVNGILPPAQWRVGVAKI; this comes from the coding sequence ATGTCGATTCCCGCTTTGAACATCTGGGGCGTACCGCCCACTGCCCGTTACGAACAACTGGCCGCACCGTTTCGCCCGCTCTTTGCGCAGATTCTCGCGCAGGCGGCGGTGGCGGATCAGACACGCGGCAGCCTCGCCACCGTGATCCAGCAACTGAACGCCTTGGGCCTACCGCGCTGGCGCCTGCCAGCCAGTTATGGCGGCCAGGATGCAACGTTGGTCGAATTGCTGGCGCTGCTCACAGAGCTGTCCGCCGCCGACTCCAACATCACCCAAGCCCTGCGCGGGCACTTCGGTTTTTGCGAAGACGTGCTCAGCGCCAAGGACTTGGATTGGCGCGCCAAGTGGCTGGACCGGCTCGGCCAGGGTGCCCTGCTCTCTCCCGGCAGCACTGAAGTCGGCAACCAGGCCCGTGGCGATTTCGACACCCGCCTGCACCGTGACGAAGCCGGCGCCTTGCGCATCAGCGGCAGAAAGTTCTACACCACCGGCGCGCTCTACAGCGACTTGATCAACACCATCGCGACGGGCGAAGACGGCACGATCTACAGCGTAGTCGTCGACCTCAAGGCCCCCGGCGTGCAGATCGTCGATGACTGGAATGGCTTCGGCCAACGCCTCACCGCCAGCGGCACCTGCCTCTTCGACAATGCGCCCGTGGTGGATGACGATGTACGCCCCACCCAACAGCGCTTTGGCCACGGCCAGTCGTTCTTCCAGCTCTACCACCTCAGCACCCTCGCCGGCATCGCCCGCCGCGCCGCCCTCAGCGGTGCCGAGGAACTCAGCCAACGCGCGCGCACCTTCACCACCGGCAATGCCGACACCGCCGGCCAGGACGTACAACTGCTGCAAGTGATCGGTGAAGTCGCCAGCCAGGCCTACGCCGCGCAAGCCATCGCCCAGCAAGCGGCGCAACGGCTGGAGCACACCGCGCGGTATGTGATCGCCCATGACCAGCCGTTGCACGATGACGATCCGCAGGTTGCGCTGGCTGAATTGGAAGTGTGCCTGGCAGTGAACCCGGTGGTGGATGCGACACTGGCGGCCACCACGGCGCTGTTCGATGCACTGGGCGCCAGTGCCACGGCCAGCAACAAGGCGCTGGACCGGCTGTGGCGAAACGCGCGAACCCTGGCGAACCACAACCCGCGCGTGTACAAATCGCGGATTGCGGGAAATTACCTGGTGAATGGGATTTTGCCGCCTGCGCAATGGCGAGTAGGCGTCGCAAAAATATAA
- the argE gene encoding acetylornithine deacetylase, with protein MNSRDLLAQLVRFDTTSRESNLALIDFVRTYLQDHGVACELVYNEHKSKANLLATIGPAEVPGIVLSGHTDVVPVDGQRWSVAPFDLTEKDGKLYGRGTADMKGYIACVLACVPALVQATLRMPVHIALSYDEEVGCLGVRSLIERFHGQPVKPLLCVIGEPTELKPVLGHKGKLAMRCQVHGAACHSAYAPTGVNAIEYAARLIGELVRLGEALKAPQHLDQRFDPAFSTVQTGLINGGKALNIVPQDCSFDFEVRSLPTQDPWQVARQLQVYAEQTLLPAMRAVSAQSAISISELSSYPGLATSLESQAAEWVAQFCGSQDFGTVAFGTEGGLFDQAGIPTVVCGPGSMEQGHKPDEFISVAQLQACDRMLARVLGFVSQ; from the coding sequence ATGAACAGCCGCGACCTGCTGGCGCAACTGGTGCGTTTTGACACCACCAGCCGCGAATCCAACCTGGCCTTGATCGACTTTGTGCGCACGTATTTGCAGGACCACGGCGTGGCCTGCGAGCTGGTGTACAACGAACACAAGAGCAAGGCCAATCTGCTCGCGACTATCGGCCCGGCAGAAGTGCCCGGCATCGTGTTATCCGGGCATACCGACGTGGTGCCGGTGGATGGGCAGCGCTGGAGCGTGGCGCCATTTGACCTCACCGAGAAAGACGGCAAGTTGTACGGCCGTGGCACGGCAGACATGAAGGGTTATATCGCCTGTGTGCTGGCCTGCGTGCCGGCTTTGGTGCAGGCAACGTTGCGCATGCCGGTGCATATCGCGCTGTCCTACGATGAGGAAGTCGGCTGCCTGGGTGTGCGCTCGTTGATCGAGCGATTTCACGGGCAGCCGGTCAAGCCGCTGCTGTGCGTGATCGGCGAACCCACCGAACTCAAGCCGGTGCTCGGCCACAAGGGCAAGCTGGCGATGCGGTGCCAGGTGCATGGGGCAGCGTGCCATTCGGCCTATGCGCCTACGGGCGTGAATGCCATTGAATACGCCGCGCGGTTGATCGGCGAACTGGTGCGGCTCGGCGAAGCGCTCAAGGCGCCGCAGCATCTGGATCAGCGTTTCGATCCGGCATTTTCCACGGTGCAGACCGGCCTGATCAACGGCGGCAAGGCCCTGAATATCGTCCCGCAGGACTGCAGTTTCGACTTCGAAGTGCGCTCCTTGCCGACTCAGGATCCCTGGCAGGTTGCCCGGCAATTACAGGTATACGCCGAGCAGACCCTGCTGCCGGCGATGCGGGCGGTGAGTGCGCAATCGGCGATCAGCATCAGCGAGCTGTCGAGTTACCCGGGCCTGGCCACTTCGCTGGAAAGCCAGGCCGCCGAGTGGGTTGCACAGTTTTGCGGCTCGCAGGATTTCGGCACCGTTGCCTTTGGCACGGAAGGCGGCCTGTTCGACCAGGCCGGCATTCCCACGGTGGTGTGCGGGCCTGGCAGCATGGAGCAGGGGCACAAGCCGGACGAGTTCATCAGCGTGGCGCAGTTGCAGGCCTGTGATCGGATGCTAGCGCGGGTGCTGGGGTTTGTGAGCCAGTAG
- a CDS encoding MFS transporter, translated as MTNSIHVSAVPESDPVLARAVSKVKRHVLPLFVIMFILNYIDRVNIGFVRTHMEHDLGIGAAAYGFGAGLFFIGYALFEVPSNMLLQKVGARIWLTRIMFTWGIVATLMAFIQNETHFYILRFLLGVAEAGFFPGVIYYFTRWLPGVERGKAIAIFLSGSAVASLISGPLSGVLLQIEGFGFHGWQWMFAIEGLASVVIGFFVWFWLDSKPHDAKWMTREEQDALVNAIDQEQRDREALTSVKPTLGKLLRDRQILLFCALYFCIQLTIYAATFWLPSIIKKMGDLSDVQVGFFNSIPWLISIIAMYAFASLSGKFKFQQAWVAAALLIAAAGMFMSTTGGPIFAFVAICFAAIGFKSASSLFWPIPQGYLDVRIAAAVIALINSIGNLGGFVAPTTFGFLEQTTGSIQGGLYGLAGTSVLAAILVFFAKTAPSAALTSPSAVPTRVALSKPL; from the coding sequence GTGACCAATTCAATCCATGTATCTGCCGTACCCGAAAGTGATCCCGTACTCGCGCGCGCCGTGAGCAAAGTGAAGCGCCATGTGCTGCCACTGTTCGTGATCATGTTCATCCTCAACTACATCGACCGGGTCAATATCGGCTTCGTGCGCACGCACATGGAGCATGACCTCGGCATTGGCGCCGCCGCCTATGGCTTCGGCGCCGGACTGTTCTTCATCGGCTATGCCCTCTTCGAAGTGCCCTCCAACATGCTGCTGCAAAAGGTCGGTGCGCGTATCTGGCTGACCCGCATCATGTTCACCTGGGGCATCGTCGCCACGCTGATGGCGTTCATCCAGAACGAAACCCACTTTTACATCCTGCGCTTCCTGCTGGGTGTGGCCGAGGCCGGCTTCTTTCCTGGGGTGATCTACTACTTCACGCGCTGGCTGCCTGGCGTGGAACGCGGTAAAGCCATCGCCATCTTTTTGAGCGGCTCGGCGGTTGCGTCGCTGATTTCCGGCCCGTTGTCAGGCGTGTTGTTGCAGATCGAAGGCTTTGGCTTCCACGGCTGGCAATGGATGTTCGCCATTGAAGGCTTGGCTTCGGTGGTGATTGGCTTCTTTGTGTGGTTCTGGCTGGACTCCAAACCCCACGACGCCAAATGGATGACCCGCGAAGAACAGGATGCGCTGGTCAATGCCATCGACCAGGAACAGCGCGACCGTGAAGCCCTCACCAGCGTCAAGCCGACCCTCGGCAAACTGCTCAGGGACCGCCAGATCCTGCTGTTCTGCGCGTTGTATTTCTGCATCCAGCTGACGATCTACGCGGCGACGTTCTGGCTGCCGAGCATCATCAAGAAGATGGGCGACCTGAGTGATGTGCAGGTTGGTTTCTTCAACTCCATCCCCTGGTTGATCTCGATCATCGCCATGTACGCCTTCGCTTCGCTGTCGGGCAAGTTCAAGTTCCAGCAGGCCTGGGTCGCGGCGGCGCTGTTGATTGCGGCAGCGGGCATGTTCATGTCCACCACCGGCGGGCCGATCTTCGCCTTTGTGGCGATCTGCTTCGCGGCCATCGGTTTCAAGTCGGCGTCGTCGCTGTTCTGGCCGATTCCCCAGGGCTACCTGGATGTGCGTATCGCCGCCGCCGTGATCGCGTTGATCAACTCTATCGGCAACCTGGGCGGCTTCGTTGCGCCCACCACTTTCGGCTTCCTGGAACAGACCACTGGCTCGATCCAGGGCGGGCTCTATGGCCTGGCCGGCACGTCGGTGCTCGCCGCGATCCTGGTGTTTTTCGCCAAGACCGCGCCCTCTGCCGCGCTGACTTCACCGAGCGCCGTGCCTACCCGCGTCGCCCTCAGCAAACCTCTTTAA
- a CDS encoding class II aldolase and adducin N-terminal domain-containing protein, whose amino-acid sequence MALSHEEKTRIDLAATFRIIAHLGMHEAVANHFSAAVSADGKQFLLNPKWKHFCRIRASDLLLLNVDDTACAENPNVDATAWSIHGQIHRLLPHTRAVLHLHPVYTTAVACLATPHIPPIDQNTARYFNRVAVDELYGGMADTEAEGARLAGLLDGKSRLLMGNHGVMVTAGSIGEAFDDIWTLERACQILVTAWSTGQPLRVLSNEVAEKTARGWEGIADFSRQHFEEMKQLMIDADPSVLD is encoded by the coding sequence ATGGCGTTATCCCACGAAGAAAAGACGCGCATCGACCTGGCAGCGACCTTTCGCATTATCGCGCACTTGGGCATGCACGAAGCGGTAGCCAACCACTTCAGCGCCGCCGTATCGGCCGATGGCAAACAGTTTTTGCTCAACCCGAAGTGGAAGCACTTCTGCCGTATCCGCGCCAGTGACCTGTTGCTGCTGAACGTGGACGACACCGCTTGCGCCGAAAACCCCAACGTGGACGCCACCGCCTGGTCGATCCACGGGCAGATCCACCGGCTGCTGCCGCACACCCGTGCGGTGCTGCACTTGCACCCGGTCTACACCACGGCGGTGGCGTGCCTGGCCACGCCGCACATCCCGCCGATCGACCAGAACACCGCGCGCTATTTCAACCGCGTGGCCGTGGACGAACTGTACGGCGGCATGGCCGACACCGAGGCCGAAGGCGCGCGCCTGGCCGGTCTGCTCGACGGCAAGAGCCGCCTGCTGATGGGCAACCACGGCGTGATGGTGACGGCGGGGTCTATCGGTGAGGCGTTTGACGATATCTGGACCCTGGAACGCGCCTGCCAGATCCTCGTGACCGCCTGGTCCACCGGGCAGCCGTTGCGGGTGTTGTCCAATGAAGTGGCGGAGAAGACTGCACGGGGCTGGGAAGGTATCGCGGACTTCTCGCGCCAGCACTTTGAAGAAATGAAGCAGTTGATGATCGACGCTGACCCTTCCGTGCTCGACTGA
- a CDS encoding ABC transporter substrate-binding protein, with protein sequence MTAFRKSVRPLAVCLLGAAVAMTSLAASAFQQDGKIIAGSDVTFFPYEYMDNNKPAGFDIEFMDGLGKVMGRKVETLDTRFPNLITGLQAGRFDVTNSSMYITAERVKVIDMIPYLKSGESILTLKDSTFQPKTPEEFCGHKIGSMGATSWLAQMNKLSAEYCVAKGLKPIQISEYSTDPQTTQALLAHAVEAQITDAAVARGVIDKLGNRVVISSDTLIYPVLNGFGVKKGNDTVKKALLDGLEKYRATPEYAALLKKYNFEAPTDADIAALMPK encoded by the coding sequence ATGACAGCGTTTCGTAAAAGTGTTCGTCCCCTTGCCGTGTGCCTGTTGGGCGCAGCGGTTGCGATGACTTCGTTGGCGGCTTCGGCGTTCCAGCAGGACGGCAAGATCATCGCCGGTTCCGATGTGACGTTCTTCCCCTATGAGTACATGGATAACAACAAGCCGGCAGGCTTTGACATCGAGTTCATGGACGGCCTGGGCAAGGTCATGGGCCGCAAGGTCGAGACCCTCGACACACGCTTCCCCAACCTGATCACCGGCTTGCAGGCCGGGCGTTTCGATGTGACCAACTCGTCGATGTACATCACCGCCGAGCGGGTCAAGGTCATCGACATGATCCCCTACCTGAAAAGCGGCGAGTCGATCCTGACCCTCAAGGACAGCACCTTCCAACCCAAGACCCCGGAAGAGTTCTGCGGTCACAAGATCGGCTCCATGGGCGCCACCTCGTGGCTGGCGCAGATGAACAAGCTGTCGGCGGAGTACTGCGTGGCCAAGGGCTTGAAGCCGATCCAGATCAGCGAATACAGCACCGACCCGCAAACCACCCAGGCCCTGCTGGCCCACGCCGTTGAAGCGCAGATCACCGACGCCGCCGTCGCCCGTGGCGTGATCGACAAGCTCGGCAACCGCGTGGTGATCTCGTCCGACACCCTGATCTACCCGGTTCTCAATGGCTTCGGCGTGAAGAAGGGCAATGACACAGTGAAGAAGGCCTTGCTCGACGGCCTGGAAAAATACCGCGCCACGCCTGAGTACGCCGCCTTGCTCAAGAAGTACAACTTCGAAGCGCCTACCGATGCGGACATCGCCGCACTGATGCCGAAGTAA
- a CDS encoding DUF1028 domain-containing protein, whose translation MTFSVVARCAETGQLGIAISSSSIAVGARCPWLRPGVGAVASQNITLPSLGPQVLDLLEQGMAPSEALAALAGQDHSEYRQVTVIDNAGRTAHFSGAQTLGIHHAVSGEQCVAAGNMLANPGVIEAMVTAFETTSGHLADRLLAAMHAGVAGGGEAGPVHSAALVIVDDLLWPIVNLRVDWADEDPIGALDHLWQAYRGQLQAYIDRAINPQVAPGYAVPGDDR comes from the coding sequence ATGACTTTTTCCGTTGTCGCCCGCTGCGCCGAGACGGGCCAGTTGGGTATCGCCATCAGCTCATCAAGCATTGCGGTGGGCGCGCGTTGCCCGTGGCTGCGGCCCGGCGTGGGCGCGGTGGCGTCGCAGAACATCACCTTGCCGAGCCTGGGGCCGCAGGTGCTCGACTTGCTGGAGCAAGGGATGGCGCCGAGTGAGGCGCTTGCCGCCTTGGCTGGGCAGGATCACAGTGAATACCGCCAGGTGACGGTGATTGATAACGCAGGCCGCACGGCGCATTTCAGCGGCGCGCAGACTCTGGGCATCCACCATGCGGTGAGTGGCGAGCAATGCGTGGCGGCGGGGAACATGTTGGCCAACCCCGGCGTGATCGAGGCCATGGTGACGGCGTTCGAAACGACCTCTGGGCACCTGGCCGATCGCTTGCTCGCCGCGATGCACGCCGGCGTGGCAGGCGGTGGTGAAGCCGGGCCGGTGCATTCGGCGGCGCTGGTTATTGTCGATGACCTGTTGTGGCCCATCGTCAACCTGCGCGTGGACTGGGCGGATGAAGACCCCATCGGCGCCCTCGACCACCTTTGGCAGGCCTATCGCGGGCAATTGCAGGCCTACATCGACCGCGCCATCAACCCACAGGTCGCACCCGGCTACGCCGTACCGGGAGACGACCGATGA
- the gudD gene encoding glucarate dehydratase, producing MTTPVVTHFQVIPVAGHDSMLLNLSGAHGPYFTRNIVILKDSSGNTGVGEVPGGERIRETLEDARSLVVGQPIGQYQRILNQMRSTFASRDAAGRGLQTFDLRITIHAVTAMEAALLDLLGQFLEVPVAALLGEGQQRDAVKMLGYLFYVGDRGATDLAYRNEADSDDEWFRLRHETALTADAVVRLAEAAKAKYGFNDFKLKGGVLSGDEEIEAVTALAERFPDARITLDPNGAWSLKEAIRLCRDQHHVLAYAEDPCGAENGYSGREVMAEFRRATGLKTATNMIATDWREMGHAIQLQSVDIPLADPHFWTMQGSVRVAQMCHEWGLTWGSHSNNHFDISLAMFTQVAAAAPGDITAIDTHWIWQDGQHLTKAPLKIEGGYVKVPSKPGLGVEIDMDAVAKAHEVYKGMGLGARDDSVAMQFLIPGWRFNNKQPCLVR from the coding sequence ATGACTACGCCCGTCGTTACTCACTTCCAGGTTATCCCCGTCGCCGGCCACGACAGCATGCTGCTCAACCTCAGTGGCGCCCACGGCCCGTACTTCACACGCAATATCGTCATCCTCAAGGACAGCTCCGGCAACACCGGCGTGGGTGAAGTACCCGGCGGCGAACGCATCCGCGAAACCCTGGAAGACGCCCGCAGCCTGGTGGTCGGCCAACCCATCGGCCAGTACCAGCGCATCCTCAACCAGATGCGCAGCACTTTTGCTTCCCGCGACGCGGCGGGTCGTGGTTTGCAGACCTTTGACCTGCGCATCACCATCCATGCCGTCACCGCCATGGAAGCCGCGCTGCTTGACCTGCTGGGTCAATTTCTCGAAGTCCCGGTGGCCGCCTTGCTCGGTGAAGGCCAGCAACGCGACGCGGTAAAAATGCTCGGCTATCTGTTTTATGTCGGCGACCGCGGTGCCACCGACCTGGCCTACCGCAACGAAGCCGACAGCGACGATGAGTGGTTCCGCCTGCGCCACGAAACCGCGCTGACGGCCGACGCCGTGGTGCGCCTGGCCGAAGCCGCCAAAGCCAAATATGGTTTCAATGACTTCAAGCTCAAAGGCGGCGTGCTGAGCGGCGACGAAGAAATCGAAGCCGTCACCGCCCTGGCCGAACGCTTCCCGGATGCGCGTATCACCCTCGACCCGAACGGCGCCTGGTCATTGAAAGAAGCCATCCGCCTGTGCCGCGACCAGCACCACGTACTGGCGTACGCCGAAGACCCCTGCGGTGCCGAAAACGGCTACTCGGGCCGCGAAGTCATGGCTGAATTTCGCCGTGCCACCGGCCTAAAAACCGCCACCAACATGATCGCCACCGACTGGCGCGAAATGGGTCACGCGATCCAGCTGCAATCGGTGGACATCCCCCTCGCCGACCCACACTTCTGGACGATGCAGGGCTCGGTACGCGTGGCGCAGATGTGCCATGAATGGGGCCTGACCTGGGGCTCGCATTCCAACAACCACTTCGACATTTCCCTGGCGATGTTCACCCAGGTCGCCGCCGCAGCACCGGGCGACATCACCGCCATCGACACCCACTGGATCTGGCAGGACGGCCAGCACCTGACCAAGGCGCCGCTGAAAATCGAAGGGGGTTATGTAAAAGTGCCGAGCAAGCCTGGCCTGGGGGTGGAGATCGACATGGACGCCGTGGCCAAGGCCCATGAGGTGTACAAAGGCATGGGCCTCGGCGCGCGCGATGACAGCGTGGCGATGCAGTTTTTGATTCCGGGGTGGCGCTTCAACAACAAGCAGCCGTGCCTGGTGCGCTGA
- a CDS encoding type II toxin-antitoxin system RelE/ParE family toxin, protein MTNSIGRTPEFDTWLDGMRDIWGKTAILTRLDRAEENNFGDCESVGDGLSEMRVFVGPGYRMYFVRTGITAYLMLWGSDKTDQKRGIMRAKEILDALRGR, encoded by the coding sequence GTGACTAATTCAATCGGCAGGACGCCGGAGTTTGATACATGGCTCGACGGTATGCGGGATATTTGGGGAAAAACGGCGATTCTTACTCGCTTGGACCGGGCGGAGGAAAACAATTTTGGGGATTGTGAATCCGTAGGTGACGGCCTGAGTGAGATGCGTGTGTTTGTCGGGCCCGGCTACAGGATGTATTTCGTGCGTACGGGAATCACTGCTTACCTGATGCTGTGGGGGAGCGATAAAACCGACCAGAAAAGAGGAATCATGCGGGCAAAAGAGATTCTTGATGCCCTGAGAGGTAGATGA
- a CDS encoding ABC transporter substrate-binding protein — protein MINRRTLLSLLGLASLALYGPSAGAAEPLTLTVGDQFFSNRIVLELSGELKDLPYKIDFKRFNTGSPVASAVASGALDVGIVGDTPVISLAANGAPVKVVASTQTSLDGVGIVARKGIQSVADLKGKTVAIWNGSWSQQLAYKALDEAGVPRSSVHFKYLLPAEASLALTQGDIDAFGTWEPYVSLQEKEGSTLIRNAKGLMSAPTYIVAYEPALAQKSAIIKDFIARLTRARVWSNTHVDEYAEAWSKANQSAPEIAKVWFKRDAIKVLPISPTIISEAQATADFLVDAQMLKQRYDVAPLFDRVL, from the coding sequence ATGATCAATCGTCGAACACTGCTGTCTTTGCTGGGCCTGGCCTCTCTTGCGCTGTATGGCCCATCGGCCGGCGCCGCCGAACCGCTGACCCTTACCGTGGGTGACCAGTTCTTCTCCAACCGCATCGTGCTGGAGCTGTCGGGCGAGCTGAAAGACTTGCCCTATAAAATCGACTTCAAGCGCTTCAACACCGGCTCGCCGGTGGCCTCGGCCGTGGCCAGCGGCGCGCTGGACGTAGGCATCGTCGGCGACACCCCGGTGATCAGCCTGGCCGCCAATGGCGCGCCGGTCAAAGTCGTCGCCAGCACCCAGACCAGCCTCGATGGCGTGGGCATCGTGGCGCGCAAGGGCATTCAGTCGGTGGCCGACCTCAAGGGCAAGACCGTCGCCATCTGGAACGGCTCATGGAGCCAGCAACTGGCCTATAAAGCGCTGGATGAAGCCGGGGTGCCGCGCAGCAGCGTCCACTTCAAATACCTGCTGCCGGCCGAGGCCAGCCTGGCGCTGACCCAGGGCGACATCGACGCCTTCGGCACCTGGGAACCCTACGTGTCGTTGCAGGAAAAAGAAGGCAGCACCCTGATCCGCAACGCCAAGGGCCTGATGAGCGCGCCCACCTACATCGTCGCCTACGAGCCGGCGCTGGCGCAGAAAAGCGCGATCATCAAGGACTTCATCGCCCGCCTGACCCGCGCCCGGGTGTGGAGCAACACCCACGTGGATGAGTACGCCGAAGCCTGGTCGAAGGCCAACCAGTCGGCGCCGGAAATCGCCAAAGTGTGGTTCAAGCGCGATGCGATCAAGGTGCTGCCGATCTCACCGACGATCATCAGCGAGGCCCAGGCCACGGCGGATTTTCTGGTGGATGCACAGATGCTGAAGCAGCGTTATGACGTGGCGCCGTTGTTTGATCGGGTGCTTTAA